In Magallana gigas chromosome 1, xbMagGiga1.1, whole genome shotgun sequence, the sequence AAAAGTGATACAATCCACTGgccatttattttcaaatagcaGCAGTGTTATAATATAGATATAAGTAGATCCCAAGGTCAATGACCCCGGGGCAGTGACGGTGATTACCTAATAGACCACGTGACGGAATCTGTACGATTAACACCAATCCCCTAGGGACCGGCTGTACTAACTCACTCACGTAGAGAATAAGACGTGGCTCTAAGATAAGAGGTACCAGTTCAGGGAACCAGACCGTTCTCTCTAGCTGACAGTGTGTTCACTGGTCGACAACAATCTTTAAGTTAAAAAGATCTTCGTGTTCTTTGAAATAATATCTCATTATGAttgggtacatgtattttttttttactttttatctgaattcctgtttttttttaagtacttgacaaatttatacatgttcatgtatgtgAAAAAAGGAGAGAGAAAACAATCatctacattttttaaaaaaagttcacaGTTCCATGCAATTGCCTTATAACATGTTGCCTTATAACTTGGACAACTAAACACGATCTCGTTGATAAACTCACTGTTACATTCACAAGTTCGGCAGCCATTCAAATCGGTGATGGTCGTACACCAAGGCGCAGGCAAGCATGATACTGAGTCAGATTTACATCGACTTCCATCTGACGCTTGtatcaatttttggaaaaacatCTGTGCTGAAAAGTTGATTTGcttatgaattgaaataatgttaataacttttttttattaaaataatatttagtaaaTTTTGAACATCCTTTTTTATTAGTGAATGCAGTAAAGACTATTTTCCCATACTGTGCACGTTTGAACAAAAACGATTTCAAAGCATTATTTAGAACATGTGTTACTCTGACATCTAGATAGATAAAACGCTACTGGCATTGTTGAGTGATTGTGCTGAACTGGCAATGTACTGACACCGTACTTAAAGTTAAGTAGCACTAGTACTGCACTTGTAAAGTGCTCAATCTGAATTCAGTGTAAACCATCAATCTGCATTGACGAGACCATGCACTGAGTTTATAAGGTACCTACAATTAACATGCAAAATACTTACAATGAGCTTGATGTGTGAAATCGAAAATAAAAGATACGATACATATTAgcgtaaatttcatttttattccacGTGCACGTCGAAATCTTCACCTGCCAAAAAATCCGAAAATTTGGATCATACATGGATTTGAATTTATCGATACACATTATTGAATGATAGACAAAAGCTATCAGTTAATTACATACCGTACTTCCGGTTAATCCCTCGACGAACTGGAATTTCAAGGCCATGCCTTTTGTTGATAGGTACCTGTATGAGTCGACATTGTCCAAAAGTCGAGCGCACCTGCTATTGACCACGATAGGATGTACTTAATGGTTTggagggagggaggggggggggggtcagcgAGGGTAATGACCATTGGTCATTGGAAGATAAGTACTTATAGTGTATTATGACTAGTAAGTAGGATaagatgatctaattttcgatATCGGCATGTTTATGCAAAGAACTGTTCCATCAACACCATCAACATTTGCAATTTTACAACACTAGGaaagagagggggggggggggtacaatGCCAAAACCCATAAATGATCTACTTGATTATTcctattatttatttatctgtGAGAGACCGATACGATGTAACTGTAAAAGTTGGATGTGTAATTTAGTTTTGATCATACTGTTTCTTgttagaaaattattttgaaacttTCTTTATTCACGTTTACATCACAAAGACATGTATCATTCAGTTAatacccccctctctctctctctctctctctctctctctctctctctctctctctctctctctctctctctctcttacgtTTCACACAATGAATAATCTCCGTGTCTTAAATAATTCACAAATcatacctctctctctctctctctctctctctctctctctctctctctctctctctctctctctctctctctctctctcttacgtTTCACACAATGAATAATCTCCGTGTCTTAAATAATTCACAAATcatacctctctctctctctctctctctctctctctctctctctctctctctctctctctctctctctctctctctctctcttacgtTTCACACAATGAATAATCTCCGTGTCTTAAATAATTCACAAatcatactctctctctctctctctctctctctctctctctctctctctctctctctctctctctctctctctctctctctctctctctctctctctctctctctctcagcattTCAACACAGGTCCCCtcttcatctaaaaaaaaaaacagcatgttgagtttagataaaaatatattcatgcgTTACTAGTTTGTTGAATTCATTAAATTGATACTATAAAATTATCGAAAAGATTCTAGAATTGTTGATAGGTTTTAGGAACTAAATTGATACAAATAAGTTATATGTTAAGTAGATGTACGAACTTAACATATTTgagtttataaaataataattgtaaatgCAATTTGAACATATTGCAAttccataaattaaaaaaaagtaagattAAGTTATTTGATAGATCCCTTATTCTTTTTACACATTATTTTGGCTAAAGCAGATCTTAATTGGTAGATACCCCCACTCCAACCCCACACacgtaatatatatattttagaaatttctattttaaataatgataatggtATAATACATTCATACACTGAAAAAGTCAACGAGTTTTATTctgtttgtgggttttttttttcacatgtcATTTCATCGAATTCCAAACATTTGTAGCATGCTAATGCAAAGTCATATAcagcttgtaaaaaaaaaagttagaaaaTAATGGATTGTCGTGAAAAAGCATTCTTTGAACTGGAACACACCTGTTGAATACTCCACTGCAGGTAAAGTCTGAATCTACGATTtacctttttgtttttaaacgaGAGCTTTCTGTGGCATTAGGACAGTGACGTCACAGAAACTTTTAAATGAAGATGGATGATAGAGACTGTAGACAAACCGAGATCTGTATTTTAACTTCCCGAAAACGACATTCAATATGTGGACGTATTCATTTGGACAGAATGTTTTCCTACTCTTTGGTAAGATTTTTCActcttaatttgaaaaatatcagaattaaaatattatctGAATACGGCAGctttctgtacatgtatttatattacgTTAAATCTATCGAAATCacttaatatttataatgaCAGAACGTGAAATGTTAAGAAGGTGTGTCATGTTTActtgttgtattttttatttacatgaatatataaaacaagttACAACAACACTAAGCAACATATATCACTGACGCATTAGTATGTAAGGATAACTAAGAGATAAGGCCtataaaaaaagttgtgtgtttcgggtaacccgacctaacctacaaaaatggcccgatcctaccatttttagatgtctgattttatccgattgtgaattttatcttatttccaataaaaaatacgtttttaaatatgaaacaaacaaactttcttaggattcatgcaaaaaaaatatgataaaataaaaaataattccctacctacctaacctaattttttcatcagtgttaccctaaacacacaaatatttttttaggccTAACTAAACTGTATCAATTTATaataagtttgtttttattatttttatagacttattattcatttcataCTCCGTGGACTAACATTGaccaatgtacatttataacgagtaaaatcattattaaaaaattaaaactttaattttgttatgaacttgataaaacatttataatttgatttatagTTCATGCGTAATTTTAtatatcaattgtttactttttaatcaaaaatacgcttttttcaatcaaattttttttttccaaagctTTTTCCATTTATCACGTGACATCTCAGAACACGGAAACATCTCCTTCCGATCAGACATTTAATGGCGGATCTCGGAGGATCGCCAGCGGTACGGAACAAATTTCACCTCGCAGAGTTCCGATATGGGTCAGATCTAGGCAAATACCTAACCCAGCTAAACCAACCGTAACAACGAACACACGTGATCGAACACGTGATTTAGTGTGGAACCCGGCTAACGGTTTTGTGAGCTTTGCTCGACAAACCGGAAATAACCGTTTACAGTCAAACGCTCTGACGGGGGATACCTCAGACGGCGGGGCTATTGACCCGAGTCAGATTACAAACTTCAGAGTAAATTcgggttttcaaaattttccggAAAATAATggtgatacaaacagtttacgACAAACTGAATCTCAACGTAATTTTGAGGGTGATGGTAACAACAGATTTAGCTGGAGAACTTCTAATGATAATAATTGGCCGAGCTGGAGAACTGTTCAAACCAATCAAGATCAAAATTCCCGTTTTGAAACAAACGCTGAAAGAATTAATCGCATAGAAGCGGAGAAGAGACGGATTAGAGAAGAGAATATCCGCAAAAAATACAGAAACAACGCCTTCCTTAACACTCGAGGGCTAGTGTCCGGCATCCGTCTCCCGACAAGATGGCAGAAAACATCACGTGACTCGAGTTTCTCTACCAATCGAAATCGTGAATTAACGTCTCCAGGAACTGATGCATCCAATCAAAATAGAAGACTTGCGTTTTCTAGACGAGCTATTGAGCGTCCAGTAGTAAATTTGAATGATGAACAGACAACAGACATAGCTGACCGTCAAGCGGCACGTGATCAGTTGAGACAAGTATCTGTGTCAAGGTCATCGGGAGCTAACAGATATCTGAAGTCTCTATTGTATAACGTACTCAGAAGAGTCAACAGTAATTGATTGTTCCCAATATCGATATTGAGCTATTGACGCTTATCTTTCGTATTTCtggtttcattttcttttattcaactAATTGCACTTCGTTTCTTGTTTCCTTGTAATCCATCAGTTTAATagtagttgatttttttttgtctgtaattaagaACATGTTGATACATAAATGCATATCAAATAAAAGAGTTACTAGAAATGATAACAAGTTTATCCGGTGgtacattaaaaaatgaaaccgTGACAGCATCTTGCTTGTTTTGCTATtccacaaaaaaataaaaatgtgagaatgaattaaaaaaaactcataAAGTAGTCAAACTCACAATATTATTCATTACCAgtgtacttatatttatattagtaTGTGGCAGTGGacatttttctcttaaaaacaaTTCCAGGGGATGCGTGttttcggaactctgtaacaagaataatttataagttcccattcagcacagtTGGTTTTAATCTACTCCTTATATGCCCTATCACCAATTTCTGCAGAGAATAATCTGTCAGAACTTTTTacattgtgtttttttaatcCTACCATATTTCGACCATTTTTCGTAATTTCTCAGCTTTTCAGCTCTACAAGGGACAGTATTATGTGCATTTCGCCTCTTTGTAAGAAACTTTACTATAACTTATCCACCTAGCTACTTTTCATGTTGTTTTCCCTCCCGTTTGTAGCTTTCGTTTTCAATATGTAAGGTCAGCACAACAATTATGACCACATTACTTATCAcaaacataaacaataaaatactaaaTTTTATGATTCATGCGGAACATAGCAGAAAAAATACGGTATAacgggtaatttttactgctgtgattttttacgaatttgCCATAAAATAgggtaatttgaatttttacgcgtAATTTATTTACGAATTGGACatgtccgtaaaaattaaaatcatctgtgGTAAAAGGGGGAAAATTTAATCGTGACTTTGTTACAGTTAACACACATATAAATCAGAAAATCGTTTTTCTGTTAACGATTCCTTATATTTATGAttgtgtttatacatttatctttatttcataAGTGATATACACTTTACTTATTCCAATTTATCTGGATATCATCATTGATGTACACCATGTGCTCGTCTCAGTTTGATTTAcagggaaaaaaagaaagacaactccatttcaaaaaaaaaattctctctctctttctttctatcCCAATTTAAAAAGACACCTAGCTACTAACGTGGCATTAtacttctgtgaaaatttacgggtttaatttttacggatttataaAACTCGTAAAAATACCCGTTATAACGGGTATAAATACGGTATTCTGCAATGATCattaccttcataacccacatgaatcatcaaagaaagtatttcatcgtttatatatttacatctgtcCTTCCACAAATAAATCAATTGATTGTACAAAGTAACTTTATTGTAATCAACTAAACTATTGTTAATGTATATTAGTACGTTACATGTATTCAAAGCAGCCAAATCGcctcctatgggaatttgagtctgacatcatcatgatcattAGTCTACTTTAGGTTTCGACTAATTGATAAAAGGTGCGTGTATATTTCACTAATTCAAGCAACACCTTTACTCATTCAAgtacagatttaaaaaaaaaaatcaagcacaaaattttatatttacattctactgtgtttttcca encodes:
- the LOC105336431 gene encoding uncharacterized protein, yielding MWTYSFGQNVFLLFAFSIYHVTSQNTETSPSDQTFNGGSRRIASGTEQISPRRVPIWVRSRQIPNPAKPTVTTNTRDRTRDLVWNPANGFVSFARQTGNNRLQSNALTGDTSDGGAIDPSQITNFRVNSGFQNFPENNGDTNSLRQTESQRNFEGDGNNRFSWRTSNDNNWPSWRTVQTNQDQNSRFETNAERINRIEAEKRRIREENIRKKYRNNAFLNTRGLVSGIRLPTRWQKTSRDSSFSTNRNRELTSPGTDASNQNRRLAFSRRAIERPVVNLNDEQTTDIADRQAARDQLRQVSVSRSSGANRYLKSLLYNVLRRVNSN